The genomic DNA TAATGCAATACGATAGGCAACCTTGTCAACTCTCTTTAAGATCTTAAAACGGTCCAATATACCTTGGACTAAGCTTCTTTTACGCCCGAACCTGAGGACGCCTTTCATAGGAAAAACCCGTAAGAAAGCATATTCTCCAACCTCGAATGTCACCTCATGTCTGTAAGGGTTAACATAACTTTGTTATCGACTCTGAGTTGCTAATAAGCCTGCACAGATCATAGCAACCTTTTCTGCAGCAATTTGCATTAACTCTGGCCCCAACAGTCGATGCTCACCTACCTCATCCCAATACAAATAAGATATGCATCTCCTTCCGTAAAGTGCTTCGTAAGGTGCCATCTGAATACTCGTCTGGTAACTATTATTATACGCAAATTCAACCAACGACAAATGTTTATCCCAGCTACCTTTCAAATCAAGTACACAAGCTCGAAGCATATCCTTCAAGGTCTGAATAGTGCGCTCTGACTGATCGTCGGTCTGAGGATGAAAAGTTGTGCTgaaacttaacttagtccccaTAACATTATGAAGActacttaaaaaataagaaatgaaaCAAGGATCAAGATCATAAATGATAGACACTGGAAATGTATGTAACTTCACAATCACATCTAAGAAGAGTCTCGCAAGTCACTCCAGAGTATAAGTCTTCTTAACGGCAAGAAAGTAACCCAAATGGAATCATGCCTATCTCGAGTCTTCAACAAGCCTGTCATAAAATCCATGGTAATGTGCTCCCACTTCCTCTTGAGAATAAGGAGTGATTGAAGTAAGCCTGTGGGCCACTAATGTTCTGATCAATAGGCTTAATCTTTATCCTCCTCAGATCCTCTTCTAACTAACCAACCTGAAGTGATAAAGCTGCAACACTAGCAAACCACTTCTTACTCAGAGCATCAGCAACTATATTCGCCTTGCTAGAGAAACTAACAATCATAATCTTTCACCAACTCCAACCACTGTCTATGTTGTAAGTTTAGCTTCCGCGGAGTGAAGATGTACTTGAGGCTCTTGTGATCGATGTAAATCTCACAAGAAtctccataaagataatgtcgCCAAAGCTTTAATGCATAAACCACAACAGCTTGCTCCAAATCATGGTTTGGATAGTTAAGTTCATACGGCTTCAACTGGCGAGAACCATAGGCTACTACCATGTCGTGCTGCCTCAGAACACAACCTAGTCCCTTACGAGACGCATTGGTGTATACCACAAACCCCCAGAACCAGATGGAAGGTAGACTTGTGTTTGAAAGGTATACCACAAACACAAGTCTACCTTTTGAAAGGTATACCGCAAACACAAGTCTACCTTTCAGACTCACTAATGGGGATCCGAGATGAGGACATAGCGAAGACAACTTTTCAAACACAAGTCTACCTTTCAACTCCTCAAAGATGGCCTTGCACTTGTCATCCCAAATGAACAAAGTATCCTTCCTCGTCAGTCCCGTCAAAGGAAGTGTCAATGTTGAGAAACCCGCCATGAATCTCTGTTAATATCCAGCTAAGCCAAAAAACTCTGAATCTCAGTCACTGTAGTAGGTCGACTCCAACCAACAACTGCCTCCACCTTCGCAATATCCACCATAATACCATCATGCTAGATCACATGGCCAATGAACTTAACACACTCCAGCCAAAACTcacacttgctaaacttagcttACAGTTGACAATCTCTCATAGTCTATAGAACAAGTCGGATGTTTCTTGTCCTCAGTTGCACTCTGTGAATAGATTAGGATATCATCAATGAACACCACCACGAACTGATCAATGAATGGTCGGAATACCCGATTCATCAAATCTATGAATGCAGCTGATGCATTTGTCAGGCCAAACGGCAAGACTAAGAACTCATAGTGACCATAGTGAGTCTGAAAAGTTGTCTTCGCTATGTCCTCATCTCGGATCCTCAATTGATGATAACGAGTCATCAAATCTAGCATACTAAAATACTAAGCACCTTGAAGCTGGTCAAATAAGTCATCAATCCTCGGTAGAGGGTACTTATTTTGCATTGTCACCTTATTAAGCTCACGATAATAGATGCACAAACGTATAAATCTGTCATTTTTCTTCACAAAGAGAACGAGAGCACCCCAAGGTGAAATACTGGGTCGAATTAAACCTTTATCCAATAACTTCTATAATTGTGTTTTTAGCTCTCTAAGTTCCAAATGTGCCATATGATACGG from Pyrus communis chromosome 17, drPyrComm1.1, whole genome shotgun sequence includes the following:
- the LOC137723230 gene encoding uncharacterized protein, whose amino-acid sequence is MAGFSTLTLPLTGLTRKDTLFIWDDKCKAIFEELKGRLVFEKLSSLCPHLGSPLVSLKGRLVFAVYLSKGRLVFVVYLSNTSLPSIWFWGFVVYTNASRKGLGCVLRQHDMVVAYGSRQLKPYELNYPNHDLEQAVVVYALKLWRHYLYGDSCEIYIDHKSLKYIFTPRKLNLQHRQWLELVKDYDLSIIYDLDPCFISYFLSSLHNVMGTKLSFSTTFHPQTDDQSERTIQTLKDMLRACVLDLKGSWDKHLSLVEFAYNNSYQTSIQMAPYEALYGRRCISYLYWDEVGEHRLLGPELMQIAAEKVAMICAGLLATQSR